A portion of the Candidatus Methanoperedens sp. genome contains these proteins:
- a CDS encoding MoxR family ATPase produces the protein MSNETYASSPRIFKELLDEIGKVVVGQHEAVEHMMIAILCNSHALVESNPGLAKTLTISTISKALDLKFNRIQCTPDLMPSDITGTYIIEDIAGKKQYRFEPGPVFANIVLADEINRASPKTQSALLEAMQEKQVTVGNKTYPLDKPFFILATQNPIEMEGTYPLPEAQLDRFLLKILMDYPTFEDENEIVNRYTKNIVPSVKSVVSKAEVLELQKLTRDVPIAEDIKVRAIKIVGATRGKSEHIEYGASPRASIGIILAAKARSLMKGRNYVSKEDIDVMAYPVLRHRIILTFESERKGMTTDQVISDILKNVK, from the coding sequence ACGGATTTTCAAGGAGCTTCTTGATGAGATAGGGAAAGTTGTTGTTGGCCAGCATGAGGCGGTTGAACACATGATGATAGCGATCCTGTGCAACAGCCATGCTCTTGTCGAAAGCAACCCTGGCCTGGCCAAGACACTTACGATCAGCACAATTTCAAAAGCGCTTGACCTTAAGTTCAACAGGATACAGTGCACGCCTGACCTTATGCCATCGGATATCACAGGCACGTATATTATTGAGGATATCGCAGGGAAGAAACAGTACAGGTTTGAACCAGGCCCAGTGTTTGCCAATATCGTTCTTGCTGATGAGATAAACAGGGCATCGCCAAAGACCCAGAGCGCCCTGCTTGAAGCAATGCAGGAAAAACAGGTAACAGTAGGTAATAAGACCTATCCTCTGGATAAGCCGTTCTTTATTCTTGCCACCCAGAACCCCATCGAGATGGAAGGTACATATCCACTCCCTGAAGCGCAGCTTGACCGGTTCCTCCTTAAGATCCTAATGGACTATCCAACGTTTGAGGATGAGAACGAGATCGTTAACAGATACACTAAAAATATTGTTCCCTCCGTAAAGAGCGTAGTCTCAAAAGCAGAAGTCCTTGAACTCCAGAAACTCACGCGTGATGTTCCCATAGCAGAAGATATCAAGGTCAGGGCGATTAAGATCGTTGGCGCTACAAGGGGAAAGAGTGAGCATATTGAATATGGGGCATCGCCAAGGGCTTCTATCGGTATAATACTTGCAGCAAAAGCGCGCTCACTTATGAAAGGCAGGAATTATGTAAGCAAGGAAGATATCGATGTAATGGCATATCCGGTGCTTCGCCACCGCATCATATTGACATTTGAGTCAGAACGCAAGGGGATGACAACTGATCAGGTCATTTCGGATATTCTGAAAAATGTGAAATAG